AAGGTGAAGAAAGGACAAAGGTGGATCAAAGTGGCCATGAAGCAGTTGAGATTGAGTCTGAAGGAAGGAGAGCAGTTTGTTGGAAGTGGAGTTAAAGTGTTGCTTGTATTCACTGAAGAAGAGCTTCTGCAAAAGTGGCTTCTGGTACGGAAAGAAGCCCAACATCGCTGGGTGTGCCGTCCTGACCTCTCACACGTAGCTGGGTCTGACCCACATCAGACCCCCAGCGACCTACCCGGAAGAACTAATGGGCCTCAGCAGGACCGGTCCAGGCCAGGGCTGGACTGGCGGGGGAACCTCCGCGCCTGTACCGTAAGACGGCCCCCGCCGGCAGAGCGGCAGCGCCCCCTGGGGGCTgtgcccctgcctccccccccgccACAcacgcccggccccgcccgccaCGGTTCCTGCACGGCCGCAGCCCCGGCTCCTCTCCCCGTGGCTCTCAGGGCGCAGTAATACACCGCCGCGTCCCGAAGCCGGGGCTTGGTGAGCCACAGGGCGCTGGACCGGCGGTCTGCTGCCACCACGAGCCACCCCGGCAGGTCCGTCAGTGCTCTGGAGCCTCCAGTACCGAACACTAGGAATGCGGGTCCTTGGCCCGGGAGATGGCGGTACCAGTGGATGACTTCACCAGTCTGGATGTTGGGGTGTGAGCAGGTGATATTGATGCTGGTGCCCTCGGTGGTCTCTGCCCATGGTTCCTGCTGCACCTGGGCTCTGCCCACAGCCACTGccaagaaagaaagcaggagaaaactCAGCAAATGTCTTTCCTGCACCGAAAATGTCACAAagtgggaaagggaagaagaaaacagttgaCAGCTGATGGGAGCATTTCCTCAATAGAAAGCACACAAAGGGATTTCTCTGGGAAGGGTTATTTGGGGACCAAGTCAGAACACGGCTGTTTGGAAGGAGGGTCCGAGCCGagccaggaggagaagggaagcagGCAGAAATGAGTGGGGGTGTGCCGAAAGGAgaagagggaggcagggagcaagGCAAGGTGGGAGGCAACGGCCGGCTGAGCTCGCTGGAGGCAGGCGGGATGGCTGCAGAGGGAGGCCAGAGGGGAGCGAGGTCCGTAAGAAGCCGGCGGGCCAGAAGCGAGGgcagccccgtcccgtcccgtcccgtccccggCGCCGGCAGCCCCGCGCACCCAGGAGCACCGCGGCCAGCGCCGCCAGCCCTgcggcccggccctgccgcaTCCCGCCGCTCCGCCGCCCGCGCCGCGCTGCCCCCGCCAGCCCCGGCTCTGCTCCGCCCGCGGcgcctcctccccgccgccgccgcccggcgccGCCAGCTCCGCCCCGGGGCCGCTCGGGGGCTGGCCCGGGCTGCGAGTGCTGGGCGCCTGTGGGCGGGCAGGGCTTCGGCTGCTGCCCGCGGGGCTCTGCccgcctgcagcccagcccggGACGCGGAGGCGTGGAGGCGTGCGGGGAAAGGCTGAGGCAGCTCCTTCGGCACGGAAGAGGAGGCGGGATAAGAGAGGGAGTagcaaagggagagagaaagggagagggagcagAGACAGCAGCTGCCCGTCTGCAGCGTCCCCAGCAagaggggcaggcagggggcaGTGGGCAGCGCCAGGCCAGGTCGGGTCTGGTATGCGGTGCTGCGACCAGTGGTTCCCGGGCTGCGGCCGGCACTGCCCTTGGACGGGGCGCACCGACAACACCCCGAGCCCGAGGGTCCCTCCAGCTGGTGCTACCCGTGGAACTTGGCAGCACCGGTCGAGGGCCTCTGCCCAGGCTGAGGAGTGCAGCTGCCCACTTTCCCCTTTGCAGGCTCTACGGTTATGGAAGCTGAGCACATATCCAGGAGACACACAGACAGGGATGTGTATGCCCCGTTTGGGGAAGATATACCCAGTCTGGTACTGGCAGTAGCTGCTTTTGGGGGCCCAAAATGCTCCTGATGCATTTGCCTGGAGGCTGAGacctcctccccctgctccaggagctgcaCAGGAACGtcctggctccagcagctgaCAGCATAGGCCAGGGGCAGCCTCGCCCCCAGTCTGACTCTGGCAGCTGGCACCAAATCTGCTCTCATTTTTCTACCAGGAGCTGGCACTTTCTCCTTGCAGTACACGTGCACACAGGTAAGGACAGATTCCAGAGGAAGACAGGACACCCCGCTCCGTCTGCCCTTGTGTGCTCCTCCCAGCTCCCCTTGCCCTGCACGTCCCCACATGGGTTTGTATAGGTCTATCCCACACCCATTCCTGCCCGCGTCCATGTTTCACAACCATTGCAGTTGCAAGGCTCAGGCTGATCTTCCTGGCAGTGGCACCTGTGGCTTCTTGATAGGCCAACAACCAGTGTGAATTGCGAGGTTTCTGTCGTGATCGCCTTCATGTTTCTTTGGTCTGGTCGCTGTCTCTGTATGCTTGTTGATTGTGTTCCCTTTTCTTAGCGTCCCAACTGAAAACATCCCCAATCTGATAATCGCGCTAGCATAAACACGGCCACAGCCCCGCATAGCCCCCCACAAGTGGtgtgccccctccccccctcacTGCCTCCCTCATCATCtgtcagagaaaacaaacaaagaaacaaacacccTTTGTTTCTCAGTTTTCCCATGGCTTCCTTCACCTTATAGGTCTTCAGGCTCTAGGTTGgtgcatggagcaggggcaTCACAGCCCTGGAGATGCTGAACACCACTGTTCAGGGCGATGTTTGCAATGGGGTGGGTAGAGAGGAAGGAGCATGGCCCCAGGCACAACACAACTGCAGCCAAGTGAGAGTGAGCAGACGGTGTCTTGTGTCTCCTCACAAGCCTACTTCCAGAGGGCAACAAGGAACACCCTACAGGAGCTCAAGGAAGACAGGAAAACTGATGGTGCTATTGTAATCAAGGAGCACAGCAGTGCAGAAGCTCTCAGCAGATGCCAGCTGCATGACAGGTAGCAAGTCCCAGAAGAAGCCGTCAGTTACTATGTAGGGGCAGCACAGGATTATCGAAGCAGGAGTGCCACTTGTGCCAAGGAAGGGTGCAGGAGCTCAGTCCACAGGCTTCCCACCAAACAGGCACATACCTTCTCTCCCATGGCAGTGGATAGTAGACGCCAACAGATCTATCCTGGTCCTTGAGTGTGAAGAGAAGATCCCATTTTAGGCCCACTATTAGAGGAAGAGGAGCTAGACCACACAGCTAGAGAACAAAATTATCCTCGCTACACAGAAGGCATCTAAAAGCATAAGAGGCATCCTGAGGTAGCCATTGTACATGTCAGTGAAGGGGAAGTTGCAAAAGATAAACTACATCGGAGAGTGCAAGATGGTGTTAGGAAGGTGTTAGgaagatgttaggaagaacttctttacttaggaagaacttctttactgaaagggttgttaggcactggaacaggctgcccagggaggtggtggagtcaccatccctggaagtctttaaaagacgtttagatgtagagcttagggatatggtttagtggggactgttagtgttaggttagaggttggactcgatgatcttgaggtctcttccaacctagaaattctgtgattctgtgattctgtgtttggGCACCATCATCACTAGTGAATTCCCAGTCCAGATCAAGAGATAGATGTCTTAGAACAGTATGATAGAAttatagaaccatagaatgacttgggttggaaggaaccttaaagattgTTGAGTTccagcccctctgccatggacagggaagCCACCGATTAGATCAGATTGTCAGGGGCActctggtcttgaacacctccagggattgGGCATATACATGTTGTCTGTTCATACCGTTCTAGTGCCTCAACAACCTCTATGTTTCCTCCTaacatttaatctaaatctcccttcttttaaattaaaaccattccccctagTCCTATCATTACCTGACTTAGTAAAAAGTTGCtccccatcttttttataagccccctttaagtactgagcAAGACATAGTACACGTAAGTGAAGGGGAAGTTGCCAAAGACAAACTACATGGGACAGCTCAAGTGCTGGTTGGGCACCACCCTCACCACCGTGAGTGTATTCCCACTCCAGGTCAAGTGGTAGATGACAGAGAACGGTATgacagaaccatagaatggcttgggttggaagggaccttaaagatcaccggATTCCAGTCCCCCTGCCAAGGCACTTGGGCCAGGGCTCTTGGCAAGACATCAGCTCTCTTGGGCATTGCATTTAACAGTTGAGAATCTCATTTATTAGCCTGACTAGTAGCGGTAAATTAATCTGCTGGAGTGCCCCTACTGAGCACTCCTGGGTGTCAAGGCAGGCATAAGCTTACATCATTTAAGGAGAAGGTGTACATTCCACTATATATTTTGTAGCACTAAAACAGACACTTGGTTTTCTGTTGGGCCTTTCTTTAGAGATCCAGGAGGGGCTCTGTACAACCTCTCCCCTCATACAGACATCCCTTGGTCAGAGCAGAAGGAGGCAAAACATGTCAGAAGGTTTTCCCCGAGGGCAGTGTTAGGTGGGGTATGGTCACAGGTAGGAGCTGGGAAACCTGTGGCCAAAAGGGCCCCAAAGAGCCCCTAAGGAGACACCCAGGCTGACGTCATTTGCCATTACTGGACTCTTCCAGCATGTGAGCTGAGTCTTCTGCCCACAATGACCTGTGTTGCCTGGAAATACTTGGGCCTCTCTACCTGCCAATAAAAAGGTGACTTAACTGGGGAAAAGGCATGGCacaaagcaggaaataaaaaacatcaCAGGAAGGAAATACACAGCCCATATCATTAGCTGGGATGTTTTGCATTCAAAAGGAGCTTGTCAGAAAATAATCACAGCTTCAAGGGATGTCTCTGGACATGGGGCGGCTAAGGTCCATACAAAagccagcccagccccgtgctCCCTCATCCACTTCTCTGGCCTTCTCCTCCTTGGGAACCAGGTGAGTGCGAAGTTCTTCCTTGCCCCCTCACTCTTCAACAGGACAACTAATCTCTGCGGACCTCTTAGCTGCAGTCAGCTCTGTTCCATGTCAAATCTTGGGGCTGCTGGTAGTGGGAGAGGGAAGTGGGGAGAAGGTTTACCATGGAGGAAGTCTGGGTGTGTACTACAATAGCTTCTTGGCTAGAACCTTGGCTGCAGCCAGATAGGCCCTGATAGCTTCTTTGGGGCCCTGGCAGGATGAGGTCAAGAATCCCTCACAcatccctgcacagcctccagctcccagcacgGCCTATGCATTGGTTTCCTCAGGGTGTGGTGACAGGCTGCTCCTCATGCATCTCCATGTTGagcttcctccctgccctctcccccaGGTGAACCTCCTGCCCCCAGACATGTCCTGCTACGACCAGTGCCGGCCATGCCAGCCCTGCGGCCCGACCCCgctggccagcagctgcaacgagccctgCGTCAGGCAGTGCCAGAACTCTACCATCGTCATTGAGCCCTCTCCCGTGGTGGtgaccctgcccggccccatcctcagctccttcccgcaGAACACCGTTGTGGGATCCTCCACCTCTGCTGCCgttggcagcatcctcagctgtgACGGAGTCCCCATCAACTCTGGGTGCTGTGACCTCTCTTGTATTGCCAGCCGTTACTGTTGCCGCCCCTGCTAAAGATGCCAGACCCTTTCCCAGACCAGGACCCCAGGAACTCACAACATGCTGCTGGACAGAAGAACAGACCTTCATGATATTGTTTTAAATTGAGCTGACCATCGCTGTCTTGTCCTGTAATGACAGATAAGAAGGGGCCAACAAGGGTTCTCTGACAACACAGCTCATATCTACCTATTCTGTTTTCCACTCACTCACTCATACTTTTTACCCTCTATTTCTTTttgccctctgctcccctccaaGCTCTCTGTGAGGCCCCCAGGAACCAGCTTGATTTGAGTGCCCTCTAGCCTCTCTCCACTTGTGGGCCAGGTAGATGTAGCAACTCTGCAATAGGAAAAGCTGAAcagattctttttcttctcctcctgagCTTCACTCTCGGGGCCTCCTTTGGAGTCACCTAATTTTCCTCCTGAGACTCAATAAACATTTGGAGCAACCCTGAATGTGTTCTGGTCTCGTCTTTCCATCTGCATAGAGATGGCCAGGGAGAAAGTCATTGCTTTGGTGGGAATTAGCTGTGGCTGTGGGCACTGCCTCAATCCTCTAAGCTTTGGACGGCGGTTCACACTGCAGCAAATCACCTTTCAGGCACTGTCTCTTGAAGGTGAGGAAGACATCCCTAGTTCTTCCACAGGCAATGGCCACCAGTCCTTGACTTGTAAGTCTCTGCCTAAATAAGTTCTGTTAACATTGGAGGCCCCAGCTCTGGGGCATCTTGCTTTgggtggagctgtgctgggggtgGAGGCTTGGACAACGATGTTCCCAAAGGATTGCAGAAACTGGGAATGGGTAATTGTCTTGGGGATGGCCCTCTGTCTCgcctccccttttccctctcctccagcacctGATCATAGGCAGCATGCCAGGGTTTGAAGAGCAGATATAGCTTCCTTGAGCAGCCTTATCACCCTTCAATACAACATCTGGCATGGCACAGCTATTCCCACAAGTTCGTACTCCTACCAGCTACAGCAGGACGCATTGGAACACCCAGTCCCTGTGAACCCAACTCCTTATTACATGAAGGCAGGCCCAGGACAGGGACTGGTGCCCAAACAGTCATGGCTACTGCATCTTGGATTCTCTTCCCCAGGCATGGAACAACATTCAACAGACCCAGGAACTCGAAGGTTCCATAGGTGCCACAACCCCACAATGCTCCAGATAAGACATTCTGTGAATGCAGAAATCCCAATGACCACTGAGAGATGGCAGTGAGAATGGGACCTGATTGTACACTCAGCAGGATCTGTATATGGGCCCTGAATGGCACAAGACATACACCAGCCCAGCCACAGGGCACACACTGGGGGATCTTCTCCCAGGCATCAAGCTCCTCTGTCATTCCCAGAGCCACAAGGATGAAGTGGTCCTTGTGCACCATGCAGCACCACTGCTCCCCACACCCAAGTCAGGGCCTTCCCACAGTAGCACACCTTGGGGCCCTGTGGTGTATGCAGGGTGTACACAGTGCTGTGCACTTTGCTTTCACACAGATTCTACATGTTGCCAGTGCAACTTCTGCACATAACACATCTGTTGCCCAGCTTACAGCAATAATCAATAGGTGCTCCTGAGCCAGAAATGTGTCCTGTCTAAGACTGATGTCTGAGGTGTAGTAGCATACTCACAATTTGAGATTAACTTTTTTCTAGGAAATAGAAAAAACCTTCTAGAGAACAAGTCAAATTGTTGATGCCATCTTTCCTattccctgcctgcagcataAGTTAATCAAGGAGAACAAGAccaacatttaaaaaagatGTTGTCCACATAGCATCTCAATTTCGCTGAAAAACATATAATAACAGTACTGTAGGATATCCTGAGTTAGAATAGACCCACAAAGATCACTGAGTTCCTCTCCTCTTGCTCCACAGAGGACTACCTACAAATTATACCACGTCTGAATGTTCAAACGCTTCTTGAACCCCATCAGGCTTcatgctgtgaccacttccctggagaATCTATTCCAGTTCCCAAGCCATGCCAGTCTCACTTGCAGCACACTGTCAAGCAAAGTACAAATATTGACATAAAGGTCCTCAGAGAATGGAAACTGTGGTGAGATTGGAGGCACAAGCACAGAATGCCTTTTGGTGAGTGAAAGacaagggaagagagagaacgGCAAAGAGGATGCAGATGTAGGGGTCCCAGATGCCCTGGGACCAGCTGGACACATGCCTAGGGTCAGGTGAATTATGTGCACATGTGCACTAGCACATACCAAGAATGCATACGCAATACACACACAGATTGATGGACACATGCAAGCATGCATGTGCATGCATAAATGCACAGTTCCATAGATGCTCTGAAAAATGCAGGTGCAAACACTGCATATGCAGGAACACAAGGCCATGCATGTGTACACATGCAGACATCAGGTACATGTGTGCACTCAGTGCCTCTGATGAGTTCACAAGGGCTCTGCCCCACACGTGTTCACACACATTCCCAatggggcaggggcagaggcCAAGGGCAGCTGACAGAGGAGATGCTGGGGACTTTTCTGGCAGGGCATACCTGTGGCATTCTGAGCAGGACAAGGCTCCAGAGGACAGGACAGCACAGTGTGGGGATGCACAGGGACTGCCCAGAGAGAGGAGTCCAAGGAGGTCAACCCATTTCTCCAGAAGGCAGCTTTATAAGGAAGCGAAAAGAAACCCATCAGTGCAGCCCACCTATCTGGAAGCCAACCCCATGGGGCTGTTGGAGTAAGTTGGGAGGGAGTGacggagggaggaaaggagggagagtAGAAGAGATGACATATCTGCACATAGGGAAGCCCTCAGATGACCAGGCAAGGATTGCAGGGCTGGGAACAGCTGGGTCCCTTCCTGTTACAAATCACAAACAACACCACTCCAGTACCCCAGGCCAGCATCACTTGTCTGCACTGGACCAACCATGTGCTTGAGCCAAGTCCTCTGCTACCACTGACTCAGTCCTTGCCCAGAAATCACACAGAAATTGCACACAGAAGAAGCCTCCAAAAGGGAATGGGTGTGGCATAATggggagggcagacccggggaactacaggccggtcagtttgacctcagtaccagggaagctcatggagcagatcctcttgggagtcatcatgcggcacttgaagggcaagcaggcgatcaggcccagccagcatgggtttatggaaggcaggtcctgcttgacgaacctgatctccttctacgacaaagtgacgcgctgggtggatgagggaaaggctgtggatgtggtctaccttgacttcagcaaggcttttgacaccgtctcccacagcattctcctcaagaaactggctgctcatggcttggactggcgcacgcttcgttgggttagaaactggctggatagccgggcccaaagagttgtggtgaatggagccaagtccagttggaggccagtcactagtggcgtcccccagggctcggtgctggggccggtcctctttaacatcttcatcaatgatctggatgagggcattgagtgcaccctcagtaagtttgcagatgacaccaagctaggtgagtgtgtcaatctgctcgagggtaggaaggctctgcaggaggatctggataggctgcaccgatgggctgaggtcaactgtatgaagtttaacaaggccaagtgccgggtcctgcacctggggcgcaataaccccaagcagaactacaggctgggagaggaatggttggagagctgccaggcagagaaggacctgggagtgatggtggacagtcggctgaatatgagccagcagtgtgctctggtggccaagaaggccaacggcatcctggcttgtatcagaaacactgtgaccagcagggctagggaggtgatcgtccccctgtactcggctctgatgaggccgcacctcgagtactgtgttcagttttgggcccctcgctacaagaaggacatcgaggtgcttgagcgggtccaaagaagggcgacgaagctggtgaggggcctggagagcaagtcctatgaggagcggctgaaggagctgggcttgttcagcctagagaagaggaggctcaggggtgaccttattgctatgtataagtacattaaaggaggctgtagcgaggtgggggttggcctgttctcccatgtgcctggtgacaggacgagggggaatgggctaaagttacgccaggggagttttaggttagatgttaggaagaatttctttactgaaagggttgtgaggcactggaacgggctgcccagggaggtggtggagtcaccatccctggaagtcttcaaaagacgtttagatgtagagcttagggatatggtttagtggggactgttagtgttaggttagaggttggactcgatgatcttgaggtctcttccaacctagaaattctgtgattctgtgattctgtgataagccAGGAAATCATAAAGACAGTGTAGAGGGGGAAACAGCCCTACAACCCATGTCATTAGCTGGGAGGGTTTCCATTCATCACAAGCCCCCTAGAAATTTATCACTTCTCTGAAGGCTACCTCTGAGCCTGGGGCAGTGCAAGGCCACCAGAAAAGCCAGCCCAGCACCTCATccccctcctcttcttcttcttggaAACCCAGCGTATCTGAAGCTCTGATAAGATCCCCCAGCATGGGGGATCTGCtggcttttctccctcttttggGCTGATTCCTCATGTACTGGGTTGTGGTAATGGTGGTCATGAGAGAGGAATTGGGGAAGTTGTGACTCAGAGACTATGTGGGACCTGTCTGTGGTGGATTGTCATCTAAGAGAGACGCAGTATCATTGTGGGTCCTGGCCACTCTTTTCAGATCATGTCTAGATCAAGATATTTTGCTCCTCACATGTCCCTGCactctgcttcctccctgccctctctcccagTTGCACCTCCTGCCCCAACACATGTCCTGCTGCAACCAGTACCTGCTGTGCCAAGTCCTGCAGCCCAATGccactgccagcagctgcaatgAGCCCTGCATCAGGCAAGGCCAAAATTCAACTACCATCATCCTGTGATGGTGGTTCTGCCAGACCCCATCCTCAGCTCTTACCCACAGAACTCTGCTGTGGGATCCTCCACCTTCACTGCTAGTTACAGGATCCACAGCTGCGATGGAGTCCCTGTCAACTTTGGGTGCTGTGACCTTTCGTGCATTTCCATCTGCTGCTGTGGTAGAAAGTGCTAAAGCCACTGGTGACACACCACACAAGGACCCCTGAGAACCCAGAAGGTGATGCTGGACTGAAGACAGAGCTTCTGGCCAATGATGTTTGAGAGGCTGAGCACCCAGTGTCCCTCTTCCAAAAGAGCGTAGCTGGGGCTCTCTGAAAACATGGCCAAAGTCTAACTTCCAtgtcttcttctttctctctacTCTATTCCCTCCCTTCTGTTCTTCTAGGCTGTTAAGACCTCCATACACAGCCTGGGGGTTCTGCTGGTCCCTCTCCCTTTGTGGGACAGGCAAATGGATGTCCTGTGGGATCTCTACCATTGGTGATGCGCACAGACTTCTGGCACTTCCTTGTGCTACTTGCCACCTCTGACAGCCTCCTCTAAAAGTGATCTCATTTCCCTCATCAGCATCATTACATTTTTCTGCATCCCACCCTCACATTGCAAGGTAAGAAAGGCACTGGTGTGCAGGGGAATATGGTGAGCACAGGAGGGTGTGTTCAGACTCCCAGTGGAATATGGGACACACTGTAGTGGGGACACTTCAGGCACTGTCCCTTGGAGCTACAGTGGTGTACAAAATCACAGTGATTTTGtacaagaaaacaatttttttttttttttttggtattttggtattattatttttttgtacaagaaaaccaaaaaaaacacaaaagatttTGTGTACTCACAGGGATCACAGGGGTGTACAAGAGAACCAGAGATCCTTTCCTGTGCTCCTCCCCACTCAGGGATCCCCTGTTCCTTGGGGGCTGGAGGAATACGGTTCTTTCTGAAGTTGTGTGCCAGCACCGTTATGTCCTCTCTAAATGCCCACTGAGGGAAGGTCCACGCTACCAGCCCTGGGGAAAAGTCAGAggacaaataattttttttgcatgggACTTCCAGACTCTGGTGAGTCTCTGTCCCATTGCTTCCTGCCCATAGTATGGAGCAGAGCCCACAGATTGCCAGAGTGAGGGACTGTGCCTATGCCTAGGGTGgggaggggtggtggtggggtgtTCTGCATATGGTGCTGTTCATGGAGGCATTTCCCTTGGGAAGCCTCCTCTGTACTCAGGGAAGAAAGGACACAAATACCCCTGGGGGAAGAGAGAAGAGCTCCAGGCATGGCTGGTTCCAGGGTGACTGAGCAGTTACAAAACGTGGTACCAAGAGTGCCAGTCCATAATCCCAGTCAAGAACAGGAAGGAAAGCACTGTTCCTGCAGAGGTGTTCAATGTCCCTAGAGACCCCTTAGggatgttatatatggagtggtaattcttatcgagaaaatggttgatattaataaagaagggggagatttgggaatgtggccatgggggttggaaagccccatggttgagataacattagactcttaacaatgaggccatcaggaatataaaagagtttagagggaacaaagaagggtgattcaggagactccatgcagtctctggtttcttgttctccagccattaaggcatggatggaAACCCAAAcatctgggtgtttgctgttgttgttacatttaaagttgtttgaccaatgaaaagttgttttgaaaagaactgctgtggagagaagagtataagaggggagcctgccctcaagataaaaaaaaaaaaaggcaacgcgatgtgatgaagttatgtcatcaataaagaagcaggaaaaagaagtgaagaggaacaggctggcagaatggagaccaggacgggaacaggcactttgattgcctcatgaagataggttcagccaaactctgcaaaccgctcagagaagcttgtagagaaagttgctggaaataggcgcaccagagctggaaagaagctcaagctgagagaagcggacctgtgcacacaactgcccctcgctggtaagcagttgcacattatggggaatcatacctccttagaaacaaagactgtcctggtaaccttacagcttattctccttcttaacaattagacagtttatgatcctgaaacatggaaccaaactgaggtcaaggtgtgggactctgcaactaaaaacgacaaggttgcagtgggattgcttggcacctggcgagcagtctctctGGCGAgcaggccttaaagagccatgtggagccacaatcacaaacatgcggcttgccagatagtgagggagctgcgggctcctttactgatccaactgctacgccatgggcccctctgctgctacagccatcgaagacttttgctgttacgccccctgctgacctggacgtgccttttgacccaggcctattggccttgaaaaagagatggatatgcttttcttcgattcgggaagaacgggatacataaggcccaaagaccgagttgcttgacaacttgaagcgagacatattgttcaaaaggaatagaaaatggAGACTAGTTTGtagtcaagaaaaggaattgaaAATGGAGAccgttaagtcatggaacttaaaggattgtttgctaccttttctgattgtacgtatgcataggcatacttgggtttagtacgTAAAAGCAGTGTTctttatatttagaatgtttgatgttcatgtGTGCGTATTGATGGAgtgtagactccccgcacacccagcgctgtttacttgccttttataccttttatagcttttataccttttagaaatatttgttttataaatattacaaaactcagattgagttgagacttcatttataacagggaGATGATCCCAGGGGGGTTGAATCAGACCCCTGCTGAGACAAGGCTGAGGCTGGTGCTGCCTTCCTtgagagcagaggaaaaggggGCCCGTGGCTGCcccctgctggagctgcctgcACTGAGCTCTTCTTTCTGGGTTGCTTTGCTTCTTGCTCTTGCAGACAGAAGAGCTTCCTTGAGTCTGAGGACATCAAAACACCACATTCAGCATGGTTTGTGAGATGGA
This portion of the Anas platyrhynchos isolate ZD024472 breed Pekin duck chromosome 28, IASCAAS_PekinDuck_T2T, whole genome shotgun sequence genome encodes:
- the LOC119714032 gene encoding feather keratin Cos1-1/Cos1-3/Cos2-1-like; this translates as MAVPVDDFTSLDVGVNLLPPDMSCYDQCRPCQPCGPTPLASSCNEPCVRQCQNSTIVIEPSPVVVTLPGPILSSFPQNTVVGSSTSAAVGSILSCDGVPINSGCCDLSCIASRYCCRPC